A part of Dethiosulfovibrio peptidovorans genomic DNA contains:
- a CDS encoding patatin has product MDAGLREALDQGRSIGLALGGGAARGCAHIGILRAFQEKNIPVAAIAGTSIGAIVGAVHASGGLDHLETLLLELDPFNLLSYFDVVFPYSGLVDGQKVTKLLRDILGDRSFQDLPLPFAVVATDLRDGSEVILAEGVVIDAVRASIAVPGVFTPLMMGEAPLVDGGLVNPVPVNVARGLGSDFVVGVDLNHYVVESKQEGRRGGKRPAIAGKDPSSLGSRILEEIRGLVGEKGNGAPKPPNIVDVIVTSVNIMESSITESRLKTDVPDLLITPRLGHVRFMEFFRAEEAIEEGYQAARSFLD; this is encoded by the coding sequence TTGGACGCAGGACTGCGTGAGGCCCTGGATCAAGGCCGGTCCATTGGACTGGCCCTGGGCGGAGGAGCAGCTCGGGGGTGCGCCCATATCGGGATCCTTCGGGCCTTTCAGGAGAAGAATATCCCGGTGGCGGCCATCGCGGGAACCAGTATCGGCGCGATTGTCGGTGCTGTCCATGCCTCGGGAGGGCTTGATCACCTGGAGACTTTGCTGTTAGAGCTGGATCCCTTCAATCTTTTATCCTATTTTGACGTTGTTTTTCCCTACTCGGGGCTGGTGGACGGTCAGAAGGTCACCAAGCTTCTTCGGGATATACTTGGTGACCGGAGCTTTCAGGATCTTCCTTTGCCGTTTGCAGTGGTGGCGACAGATCTTCGAGATGGATCGGAGGTGATCCTGGCCGAGGGGGTTGTCATCGATGCTGTTCGTGCCAGTATCGCCGTGCCAGGGGTCTTCACACCTCTGATGATGGGCGAGGCTCCGCTGGTGGATGGGGGGCTGGTCAACCCCGTGCCAGTGAACGTCGCTCGAGGACTGGGGAGCGACTTTGTGGTGGGGGTGGACCTGAACCACTACGTGGTGGAGAGCAAACAGGAAGGGCGACGGGGAGGAAAACGGCCTGCAATTGCGGGGAAAGATCCGTCGTCTCTGGGAAGTCGGATCCTGGAAGAAATCCGGGGTCTTGTGGGGGAGAAGGGAAACGGGGCTCCCAAACCGCCGAATATCGTGGACGTTATCGTCACGTCAGTAAACATCATGGAGAGCTCTATCACCGAGAGTCGTCTGAAAACCGACGTTCCCGATCTGCTCATTACCCCCAGACTGGGGCACGTTCGATTCATGGAGTTCTTTCGGGCCGAGGAGGCCATCGAGGAGGGATATCAGGCTGCTCGGTCCTTTTTGGACTGA